One genomic region from Halococcus qingdaonensis encodes:
- a CDS encoding GNAT family N-acetyltransferase, which yields MQVSETVDFSHEDRKSIYEYIEDSDDPVAAGDVRESLRLDPGGFRHHVAILKRDGLVTEVGNELRATFEGSDETDEEQFDAGGLTFTIRPAIETDRSGLVGVIRQVAGGKTYTVAESVADIIDHEETVVQQSPVRSRMFFVATVNDEVVGWIHLESPELEKLSHTAELTLGVLEEYQGHGIGGHLLDRGLDWADEKGYEKLYNSIPSTNEEAVEFFEAHGGEVEAVRENHYTYDGEYIDEVMLALEP from the coding sequence ATGCAAGTGTCGGAAACGGTTGATTTCAGCCACGAAGACAGGAAGAGCATCTACGAATATATCGAGGATAGCGACGACCCCGTCGCCGCCGGCGATGTCCGCGAGTCGCTCAGGCTCGATCCGGGCGGCTTTCGTCACCACGTCGCCATCCTGAAGCGTGACGGGCTCGTCACCGAGGTGGGGAACGAGCTCCGGGCGACGTTCGAGGGCAGCGACGAGACCGACGAGGAGCAGTTCGACGCCGGAGGCCTGACGTTCACCATCCGGCCGGCGATCGAGACCGATCGCTCCGGGCTGGTAGGGGTCATCCGACAGGTCGCCGGCGGCAAGACCTACACCGTCGCCGAGAGCGTCGCCGATATCATCGATCACGAGGAGACGGTCGTCCAGCAGAGTCCCGTGCGCTCGCGGATGTTCTTCGTCGCCACCGTCAACGACGAGGTGGTGGGCTGGATCCATCTCGAATCGCCCGAACTGGAGAAGCTCTCGCACACGGCCGAGCTCACTCTCGGCGTTCTGGAGGAGTATCAGGGCCACGGCATCGGCGGCCACCTGCTCGATCGCGGGCTCGACTGGGCCGACGAGAAGGGCTACGAGAAGCTCTACAACTCGATCCCCTCGACCAACGAGGAGGCGGTCGAGTTCTTCGAGGCACACGGTGGAGAGGTCGAGGCCGTCCGCGAGAACCACTACACGTACGACGGTGAGTACATCGACGAGGTGATGCTCGCGCTCGAACCCTGA
- a CDS encoding amino acid permease, with the protein MSDAAAGDAGEVTTELNRDIGLLGALAIGIGTMMAAGIFVLSGLAVSKVGVIAILSFAIAAVVAAFTAAAYAEFSSIYPESGGGYMYVANTFKQNFTYIMGWTMILGYPASAAFYLASFSDWFYRFIYPLVGIPQAIPYWLPGVAVLALLVFINIRGSEESSQFQIVVTTLKVVLVGFFLYGGLQAFNTDIVATSAAENVGQFAEIGVTSALVFITFFGFSAIATNAEEVKQPGWTIPRAIYISMGFVTVIYALVVLVIVFAINDGAFLGFLADNANLGGASPTAFVANNGEVSMAYAAQYYLGPIGFYVIIVGALFSMVSAANATILAGSRVKFAMARRDHLPARFEKLHDDYSTPYNTVLLTGGFIFALIVIFTVLFGKNPELALTEASFPLGIHLGLESVTNFANFLLILGLSTVNLALVRSRKEHPDMEREFEVPFVPWVPYAGVVANLALLVNLGARIVTIGLIAEAVGIAFWFAWKRRGASTERLEEETPTVVSQQSPDRRDYRVLVPIANPENVDQLLRTAADIAADHDGEVLAMSVATVPEQTPLSRGSEYVDDQRETLRRATAMRADGGEVDTDAADIDTEALSGTVDADGVDVPVSATLRVSHRVDTAILNSVEQYDADAVLMGWGARGSRRREIVFGSVIDTIATDADCDVLVERLGDDAAGDVESVLLPTAGGPHAELSREIGRAICRATGARAELFRVVSPDGDADDARERLEESAAGLREAGVTAETTVVESDDVLDAITDRTSEHDLTVIGATREGLLQQFVFGAIPEEVARAADDTVVIAKRNEGLSSQARYSLRRWLQ; encoded by the coding sequence ATGAGCGACGCGGCCGCCGGCGACGCCGGCGAGGTCACCACCGAGCTGAATCGGGATATCGGGCTGCTCGGAGCACTCGCCATCGGCATCGGGACGATGATGGCCGCGGGGATCTTCGTGCTCTCGGGACTGGCGGTGAGCAAGGTCGGCGTCATCGCCATTCTCTCCTTCGCGATCGCGGCGGTCGTCGCCGCTTTCACGGCGGCGGCCTACGCCGAATTCTCCTCGATCTACCCCGAGAGCGGCGGCGGCTACATGTACGTCGCCAACACGTTCAAGCAGAACTTCACCTACATCATGGGCTGGACGATGATCCTCGGTTATCCGGCGAGCGCCGCCTTCTACCTCGCATCGTTTTCGGACTGGTTCTACCGGTTCATCTACCCGCTCGTCGGCATCCCGCAGGCGATCCCCTACTGGCTGCCGGGGGTTGCCGTTCTCGCACTGTTGGTGTTCATCAACATCCGCGGCAGCGAGGAGTCGAGCCAGTTCCAGATCGTCGTCACCACGCTCAAGGTGGTGCTCGTCGGGTTCTTCCTCTATGGCGGGCTCCAGGCGTTCAATACGGACATCGTCGCGACGTCGGCGGCGGAGAACGTCGGCCAGTTCGCCGAGATCGGCGTGACGAGCGCGCTCGTGTTCATCACCTTCTTCGGCTTCTCGGCGATCGCGACCAACGCCGAGGAGGTCAAACAGCCCGGTTGGACGATCCCGCGGGCGATCTACATCTCGATGGGGTTCGTCACCGTGATCTACGCGCTCGTCGTGCTCGTCATCGTCTTCGCGATCAACGACGGCGCGTTCTTGGGCTTCCTCGCGGACAACGCGAACCTCGGGGGAGCCTCACCGACCGCGTTCGTCGCCAACAACGGCGAGGTGTCGATGGCCTACGCCGCCCAGTACTACCTCGGCCCGATCGGCTTCTACGTCATCATCGTCGGCGCGCTGTTCTCGATGGTGTCGGCGGCCAACGCCACGATCCTCGCAGGCTCGCGTGTCAAGTTCGCGATGGCGCGGCGCGATCACCTGCCCGCGCGCTTCGAGAAACTCCACGACGACTACAGCACCCCCTACAACACGGTGTTGCTCACCGGCGGGTTCATCTTCGCGCTCATCGTGATCTTCACCGTTCTGTTCGGCAAGAACCCCGAACTCGCCCTCACGGAGGCGTCGTTCCCCCTCGGCATCCACCTCGGCCTGGAGTCGGTGACAAACTTCGCGAACTTCCTGTTGATCCTCGGGCTCTCGACGGTCAACCTCGCGCTGGTTCGCTCGCGCAAGGAACATCCCGACATGGAGCGCGAGTTCGAGGTCCCGTTCGTTCCCTGGGTGCCCTACGCCGGCGTCGTGGCCAACCTCGCGCTGCTGGTCAACCTCGGCGCACGCATCGTCACGATCGGCCTCATCGCCGAGGCGGTCGGCATCGCCTTCTGGTTCGCCTGGAAGCGTCGCGGTGCCTCGACCGAGCGCCTGGAGGAGGAGACGCCGACGGTCGTCTCCCAACAGAGCCCGGACAGGCGCGACTACCGGGTGCTCGTCCCGATCGCGAACCCCGAGAACGTCGACCAGCTCCTGCGGACGGCCGCCGACATCGCCGCCGACCACGACGGCGAGGTACTCGCGATGAGTGTCGCCACCGTTCCCGAACAGACGCCGCTGTCTCGCGGGAGCGAGTACGTCGACGACCAGCGCGAGACACTCCGCCGTGCCACGGCGATGCGGGCCGATGGCGGGGAGGTCGATACGGACGCCGCAGACATCGATACCGAAGCGCTCAGCGGAACCGTCGACGCGGACGGCGTCGACGTGCCGGTCAGCGCGACGCTGCGCGTGAGCCATCGCGTCGACACGGCGATCTTGAACAGCGTCGAACAGTACGACGCCGATGCGGTGTTGATGGGCTGGGGCGCACGCGGCTCGCGCCGGCGCGAGATCGTCTTCGGCAGCGTCATCGACACGATCGCGACCGACGCCGACTGTGACGTGCTCGTCGAGCGCCTCGGCGACGACGCCGCCGGCGACGTCGAATCGGTACTGCTCCCCACCGCCGGCGGGCCACACGCCGAGCTCAGCAGGGAGATCGGTCGGGCGATCTGTCGCGCGACGGGCGCACGTGCGGAGCTGTTCCGGGTAGTCTCGCCGGATGGCGACGCCGACGACGCGCGCGAACGGCTCGAGGAGAGCGCGGCCGGACTCCGGGAGGCCGGGGTCACGGCCGAAACCACCGTCGTCGAGAGCGACGACGTGCTCGACGCCATCACCGACCGGACGAGCGAACACGACCTGACCGTCATCGGCGCGACTCGCGAGGGGCTGCTCCAGCAGTTCGTCTTCGGGGCGATCCCCGAGGAGGTCGCCCGCGCGGCCGACGACACGGTCGTGATCGCGAAACGGAACGAAGGGCTATCGTCACAGGCCCGGTACTCACTCCGCCGATGGCTCCAGTAG
- a CDS encoding electron transfer flavoprotein subunit alpha/FixB family protein, with protein MSEIDPGEHTVEQLQNELDEIDSPRELEGLLDAEKDGKQRKTAQEAIRARMRAMNADEDEAVDEDTETEGEYRESADEIEDLALDPSEYDIAEFGPAIKDVEDPDELDAILDAERAGEDRENVVTLIESRIEKVGESEEDEDGEIDPTELSTAGLGNALQGIDDSERLQGVLDAEQAGEDRDAATNLIEKRIESVQEEDEPDEIEVIPPEEKHPDLDHPTADKQYVKALDDGVYRDMWVYCETQAGELVDVSKEMLGKARELMDGYNDAYDEDERVVAVLIGSDVEKHAADVIAYGADVVAHHEDDRLERFQHKPYTELFCDMARAGAIPGESRGRDAAVDWREYDEPRYTVFPATNNGRDLSALVQGELDSGLASDCSDLYIEESMISNPAKTGRPGAKKEFERVLHMKRPDFSGFEYSTILCLDNPTREFHPQGASVIPGSFDLPEPDHDRVGEIVDHDGELDEDWLRVSVTDHDRLDEGVDLTGHDVVVAMGRGIGDSPTEGMELGLDLRDAFDDAALGVSRGIVTGAYEFAGHVTEYTAEERQIGETGQVVEPELYIAAGISGAVQHKVGMDESETIVAINTDPDARIGDFSDYFIEGDLFDVLPTLTTALESGELEPQELAADGGTNDD; from the coding sequence ATGAGCGAGATCGACCCCGGCGAGCACACCGTTGAACAGCTCCAGAACGAGCTGGACGAGATCGACAGCCCGCGCGAGCTCGAAGGGCTGCTCGACGCCGAGAAGGACGGCAAACAGCGAAAGACGGCCCAGGAAGCGATCCGTGCGCGGATGCGCGCGATGAACGCCGACGAGGACGAAGCGGTCGACGAGGACACCGAAACCGAGGGCGAGTATCGCGAGTCGGCCGACGAGATCGAGGACCTCGCGCTCGACCCGTCGGAGTACGACATCGCCGAGTTCGGCCCGGCGATCAAGGACGTGGAGGATCCCGACGAACTCGACGCGATCCTCGATGCGGAACGAGCGGGCGAGGACCGAGAGAACGTCGTGACGCTGATCGAGAGTCGGATCGAAAAAGTCGGTGAGAGCGAGGAAGACGAGGATGGCGAGATCGATCCCACCGAACTCTCGACGGCCGGGCTCGGCAACGCGCTCCAGGGTATCGACGATAGCGAGCGCCTGCAAGGGGTCCTCGACGCCGAGCAGGCTGGCGAGGATCGGGACGCCGCGACGAACCTCATCGAAAAGCGCATCGAGTCAGTCCAAGAGGAGGACGAACCGGACGAGATCGAGGTCATTCCTCCAGAAGAGAAACACCCGGATCTCGACCATCCGACGGCGGACAAACAGTACGTCAAGGCGCTCGACGACGGCGTCTACCGGGACATGTGGGTCTACTGCGAGACGCAGGCGGGCGAGCTCGTCGATGTCTCGAAGGAGATGCTCGGCAAGGCCCGCGAGCTGATGGACGGCTACAACGACGCCTACGACGAGGACGAGCGCGTCGTGGCGGTGCTCATCGGCAGCGACGTCGAAAAACACGCCGCGGACGTCATCGCCTACGGGGCTGACGTTGTGGCTCACCACGAGGACGATCGGTTGGAGCGGTTCCAGCACAAGCCCTACACCGAACTGTTCTGCGACATGGCGCGGGCGGGCGCGATCCCCGGTGAGAGCCGCGGTCGCGACGCAGCCGTCGACTGGCGCGAGTACGACGAGCCGCGCTATACGGTGTTCCCGGCGACGAACAACGGGCGGGACCTCTCGGCGCTCGTCCAGGGCGAACTCGATTCCGGACTGGCCTCCGACTGTTCGGATCTCTACATCGAGGAGTCGATGATCTCGAACCCGGCCAAGACCGGGCGGCCGGGCGCGAAAAAGGAGTTCGAGCGCGTGCTCCATATGAAGCGCCCGGATTTCTCCGGGTTCGAGTATTCGACCATCCTCTGTCTCGACAACCCGACCAGGGAGTTCCACCCACAGGGCGCGTCGGTGATCCCGGGGAGTTTCGACCTGCCCGAACCCGATCACGACAGGGTGGGTGAGATCGTCGACCACGATGGCGAGCTCGACGAGGACTGGCTTCGTGTTTCGGTCACCGATCACGACCGACTGGACGAAGGCGTCGATCTCACTGGTCACGACGTGGTGGTGGCGATGGGGCGGGGGATCGGCGACAGCCCCACCGAGGGAATGGAGCTCGGGCTCGATCTCCGCGACGCCTTCGACGACGCCGCGCTCGGCGTCTCCCGAGGGATCGTCACCGGTGCCTACGAGTTCGCGGGCCACGTCACGGAGTACACGGCCGAAGAACGACAGATCGGCGAGACGGGGCAGGTCGTCGAGCCGGAGCTCTACATCGCCGCCGGGATTTCGGGAGCCGTCCAACACAAGGTGGGGATGGACGAATCCGAGACGATCGTCGCGATCAATACTGATCCCGACGCGCGCATCGGTGACTTCTCCGACTACTTCATCGAGGGCGATCTCTTCGATGTACTGCCGACGCTCACGACGGCGCTCGAATCCGGCGAACTCGAACCACAAGAACTCGCGGCCGATGGAGGCACCAACGATGACTGA
- a CDS encoding CrcB family protein encodes MSGPHPLRTFETIALIAIGGFAGANLRFLVARLLPGAGGTLLVNVVGSFVLGFVLYEARYTGVLTERARLVLATGFLSSLTTYSTFALQTTLLARPVWMVANVLATYALGFGSVLVGRAFARRIGGGDR; translated from the coding sequence ATGTCGGGACCCCATCCACTTCGCACGTTCGAAACGATTGCCCTGATCGCCATCGGCGGGTTCGCCGGTGCGAACCTCCGCTTTCTCGTCGCACGACTCCTCCCGGGAGCGGGCGGGACGCTCCTCGTCAACGTCGTCGGCAGTTTCGTGCTTGGCTTCGTACTCTACGAGGCGCGCTATACGGGAGTCCTCACCGAGCGGGCACGGCTGGTCCTCGCGACCGGCTTCCTCTCCTCGTTGACGACCTACAGCACCTTCGCGCTCCAGACGACGCTGCTCGCCCGCCCGGTGTGGATGGTCGCGAACGTGCTCGCGACCTACGCGCTCGGGTTCGGTAGCGTGCTCGTGGGACGGGCGTTCGCCCGCCGGATCGGTGGAGGCGATCGATGA
- a CDS encoding electron transfer flavoprotein subunit beta/FixA family protein, producing MHTITLTKGVPDFREGQVSFDEDGHLERGNTPTVMNPNDKHALRTALQTKVRHGGRLSVMSMGPPGYGDVLGEAMESVYADGLYLLSDRELAASDTWATAITIATGLKKLDETPDLVFAGFKTADGETGHTGPQACWCLDWPIITHVIALDVDEDEGTVRAKRLVEGDIEEIETVEAPMPAFIVADPEFEPTYRTAGDRLTLKDLRAETKERAENHEEHMTTWDHADLNLDPDYIGLDGSPTIVSSVDPIPKAPAEREATMVDPGDEAGMSEVFDAMAAHAGGER from the coding sequence ATGCACACAATCACGCTGACGAAGGGCGTTCCCGATTTTCGCGAGGGACAGGTATCGTTCGACGAGGACGGCCATCTCGAACGGGGCAACACCCCGACGGTGATGAACCCCAACGACAAGCACGCGCTCCGGACGGCGCTCCAGACGAAGGTCCGCCATGGGGGTCGGCTGAGCGTGATGAGCATGGGTCCACCGGGCTACGGCGACGTGCTCGGCGAGGCGATGGAGTCGGTCTACGCCGACGGGCTCTATCTCCTCTCGGATCGCGAGCTCGCGGCCTCCGACACCTGGGCGACGGCGATCACGATCGCCACGGGATTGAAAAAACTCGACGAGACTCCCGACCTCGTGTTCGCGGGGTTCAAAACCGCCGACGGCGAGACCGGTCACACCGGCCCGCAGGCGTGCTGGTGTCTCGATTGGCCGATCATCACCCACGTGATCGCGCTCGACGTCGACGAAGACGAGGGTACGGTGCGCGCGAAGCGCCTCGTCGAGGGCGACATCGAGGAGATCGAGACCGTCGAAGCGCCGATGCCGGCGTTCATCGTCGCCGATCCGGAGTTCGAGCCTACCTATCGAACCGCCGGCGATCGACTCACGCTGAAGGACCTCCGTGCGGAGACGAAAGAGCGCGCGGAGAACCACGAGGAGCACATGACGACCTGGGATCACGCGGATCTGAACCTCGATCCCGACTACATCGGACTGGACGGCTCGCCGACGATCGTCTCGTCGGTCGATCCGATCCCGAAAGCGCCTGCCGAGCGCGAGGCGACGATGGTCGATCCGGGTGACGAAGCGGGCATGAGCGAGGTCTTCGACGCGATGGCGGCCCACGCGGGAGGCGAGCGATGA
- a CDS encoding DUF456 domain-containing protein gives MVDWLVVGSFALLVVGVVGSVVPLVPGTLSSLVGVYLYWWASGYTEPGPLLLAALTVVGVLALVADYFGGAVSARAGGASIVTTTLAAVVGIALFFVVGPLGIVLGVAGTVFTVEFYRHRDPERSLRAALYAAIGVLASTVVQLLVTVTMLVALVAVILL, from the coding sequence ATGGTCGACTGGCTCGTCGTCGGTTCGTTCGCGCTGCTCGTCGTCGGCGTCGTCGGCAGCGTCGTGCCGCTGGTGCCGGGCACGCTGAGTTCGCTCGTCGGTGTCTACCTCTACTGGTGGGCGAGCGGTTACACCGAGCCCGGGCCGCTGTTGCTCGCCGCGCTGACCGTGGTGGGCGTGCTCGCGCTCGTCGCGGACTACTTCGGTGGGGCGGTGTCGGCGCGCGCCGGCGGCGCGTCGATAGTCACGACGACGCTCGCGGCGGTCGTCGGTATCGCCCTCTTCTTCGTCGTCGGGCCGCTCGGCATCGTCCTCGGCGTCGCCGGCACCGTGTTCACCGTCGAGTTCTATCGCCACCGCGACCCCGAACGCAGCCTGCGCGCGGCGCTCTACGCCGCCATCGGGGTGCTCGCCTCGACGGTCGTCCAGCTGCTCGTGACGGTGACGATGCTCGTCGCGCTCGTGGCCGTCATCCTCCTCTGA
- a CDS encoding FAD-dependent monooxygenase: MTDEHEHYEAVVVGAGPGGAAAAATLARSGVETVVLERGVDAGSKNVTGGLIYAEESAPYTIDGLLPGFREHATERPVTDYYIHNIAGEKVKTFDITRGHERDTEWADAVLRRKMDSWMAERVHELTRETGGGLLTGVKVNGLLREDSEGRVRPSDGSSGEQRDPRDGEIVGVTCEELDPIEADFIVAADGVNSELARAAGLMDWEEPEEWFQGVKAVVDMPGDAINERFGIDDDEGEAHLFSGDLYDGVRGGGFLYTNESSLCIGNVFHLDSIVAEEAEVQELLDALLTHPLLAQWLGEEYDEREYSAKLVPDSKKAANPSPHEGRLVLVGDAGGQMQAQGPIIKGMNHAVTAGALAAEAFVEARSRGKPSTAGERYEQRLHDEGVMAKLRPMRYEVASAAGENDITTDLAERLLDSPLGRAGVRAADTAGLLGRAYGSPYLATMMPDTKTPYVTLPTIIAEELGTRVADDNTVEPPSLGERIGDLTYDTDVGNPHIVLEDDSVAASGAAVTACPVSAEGFGGGCYREETVQSNGDEERVVSLDTQPCVECGTCAIVADTQWEHPRGGKGVEFREG; encoded by the coding sequence ATGACTGACGAACACGAACACTACGAGGCGGTGGTGGTCGGGGCGGGACCGGGCGGTGCGGCGGCAGCCGCAACGCTTGCACGGAGCGGGGTCGAAACCGTGGTCCTGGAACGGGGCGTCGATGCTGGATCGAAAAACGTCACCGGGGGCCTCATCTACGCCGAGGAATCCGCCCCCTACACGATCGACGGGCTCCTACCGGGATTTCGCGAGCACGCGACCGAACGGCCCGTCACCGACTACTACATTCACAACATCGCCGGCGAGAAGGTGAAGACGTTCGACATCACCCGGGGACACGAGCGCGACACTGAGTGGGCCGATGCGGTCCTCCGCCGGAAGATGGACTCGTGGATGGCCGAACGAGTCCACGAGCTCACCCGCGAGACCGGCGGCGGGCTGCTGACGGGCGTGAAGGTGAACGGTCTCCTCAGGGAGGACAGCGAGGGGCGCGTTCGCCCCTCGGATGGGTCGAGCGGGGAGCAACGCGACCCGCGAGACGGCGAAATCGTCGGCGTTACCTGCGAGGAACTCGATCCGATCGAGGCCGATTTCATCGTGGCCGCCGACGGCGTGAACTCCGAACTCGCGCGTGCAGCGGGGCTGATGGACTGGGAAGAGCCCGAGGAGTGGTTCCAGGGCGTGAAGGCCGTCGTCGATATGCCCGGCGATGCCATCAACGAACGGTTCGGGATCGACGACGACGAGGGCGAAGCCCATCTGTTCTCCGGCGATCTCTACGACGGTGTCCGTGGCGGTGGCTTCCTCTACACCAACGAGAGCTCGCTGTGCATCGGGAACGTCTTCCATCTCGATAGCATCGTCGCGGAGGAAGCCGAGGTTCAGGAGTTGCTCGACGCGCTGCTCACCCACCCGCTGCTCGCCCAGTGGCTCGGCGAGGAGTACGACGAACGGGAGTATTCGGCCAAACTCGTCCCCGATTCGAAGAAGGCCGCCAATCCCTCGCCTCACGAGGGACGACTCGTGCTCGTCGGCGATGCGGGCGGCCAGATGCAGGCTCAGGGACCGATCATCAAGGGGATGAACCACGCGGTGACGGCCGGCGCGCTCGCCGCCGAGGCGTTCGTCGAAGCTCGTTCCAGGGGAAAACCCAGTACCGCCGGCGAGCGCTACGAGCAGCGCCTGCACGACGAGGGCGTGATGGCGAAGCTCCGACCGATGCGCTACGAGGTCGCGAGCGCGGCCGGCGAAAACGATATTACCACCGATCTCGCCGAACGACTGCTCGATTCGCCGCTCGGGCGTGCCGGCGTGCGCGCCGCCGACACGGCCGGGCTGCTCGGGCGGGCCTACGGCTCGCCGTATCTGGCGACGATGATGCCCGATACGAAGACGCCCTACGTGACGCTGCCGACGATCATCGCCGAGGAGCTCGGAACGCGTGTCGCGGACGACAACACCGTCGAGCCGCCGAGTCTCGGCGAGCGCATCGGCGATCTGACCTACGACACCGACGTCGGCAACCCACATATCGTTCTGGAAGACGACTCCGTCGCAGCCAGCGGCGCGGCCGTGACGGCCTGTCCGGTGAGTGCCGAGGGGTTCGGCGGTGGCTGCTATCGTGAGGAGACAGTGCAATCGAACGGCGACGAGGAGCGCGTCGTGAGCCTCGACACCCAGCCCTGCGTCGAGTGTGGCACCTGTGCCATCGTTGCCGACACCCAGTGGGAACACCCGCGCGGCGGCAAGGGCGTCGAGTTCCGGGAGGGCTGA
- the crcB gene encoding fluoride efflux transporter CrcB, with protein sequence MTAIDPAHLVGTGGALGALARVYVSQRFEGEYPVGTLVVNVLGSLVLGLVTFAGAGETIVLLVGTGACGSFTTFSSFSFETVRLIEEGEIGRAAVNGLANLVGSLAAIGLAWLVVRAVG encoded by the coding sequence ATGACCGCGATCGATCCGGCCCATCTCGTCGGCACGGGTGGTGCGCTCGGTGCGCTCGCCCGGGTGTACGTGAGCCAGCGTTTCGAGGGCGAGTACCCGGTCGGTACGCTCGTCGTCAACGTTCTCGGCAGCCTCGTGCTCGGACTGGTGACGTTCGCGGGTGCGGGCGAGACGATCGTTCTCCTGGTCGGTACGGGCGCGTGTGGCTCCTTCACGACCTTCTCGTCGTTCTCGTTCGAGACCGTACGTTTGATTGAGGAGGGTGAAATCGGGCGGGCAGCGGTCAACGGACTCGCGAACCTCGTCGGATCGCTCGCGGCGATCGGGCTCGCGTGGCTCGTCGTTCGCGCGGTCGGCTGA